In Helicoverpa armigera isolate CAAS_96S chromosome 20, ASM3070526v1, whole genome shotgun sequence, one DNA window encodes the following:
- the LOC110381028 gene encoding uncharacterized protein LOC110381028, whose protein sequence is MSLLDLEWWIYLFIVLSFFMTCLGLNYVVKKINEAKIDERFIRLLHKASTTQATQVNGPLIVMETTKGIRQNSSRSAQPSPTGISLVFNQEDNKRKQDLDETYNIIKNSIDPKRFDSLSLNSKFSQETVDLPMTKTEHYINEIVTNKIIESAHKVNTAAPKETSSLAQNNCNGTDIKTVLVKKNEYGYPSIKETTSTDRSDCYITEVMAVTKNDTGFVPAKRALPTTDYNRREIIALKDTERIIAKETTYLIQSDNNDRDKDAHNPKTKSSDKSENEAASSGPRSADDNEPSAIKKPDPNRTVAKPNVPGMKITESKIREAITKAKEEIDAINLKKKALESSLEKNTDATATNKEGSPTNKTAGSIFVKETLPKSGRVVTESSPVKLSDSGNSNAKNYSSHIHGHATEKPVKISDSSQLRPLKISDSDATKNISSHAISVPNVIANPLKPNKSGQLAAKDTSLHIKNVNSSDKLSSPKRTEHIATKITSPNTRTDQKVSREATENKTDKKEENVFSDTSPAHTQSHRHDPAIHSAVPATKSEPRHLPDQVPPNIGNVHKEAVEKPGKIKPEHITATPIASPEIGREAAKPKSMQPHSDQKERDGVTVKKDLHTTSTAPHTETHTNIAKETIKQSEHGQEAVKPTPLHPRGDHRDKQDVTGTKEFTGHALTATHSHTQTDHSVDPTKKTELQREAVKATSHGHGVKKNEDIAGKIETGHNVPAIIPAKIGEHVIAPQTIAHHPANEGLAGKKEEKRTVRRTPKDTTSSGTQTDPKITKFGKRYESDRKDIKGLSTLARSDPKPLEGVVKIEKAGPIAATETVFHPQTDHTATGIIPVTMSGRIAAKQITVNTPSNRNVTELVPIKMSIPTNKALNNEGETTTATHRSDVGNIKINEPVPITIERNVPGISAITKPNTPTHSSSIPKKTIDPNVSQSDEPQGTTENSQTGLKERLKALLSPPVLNEDVMVLKPSPSSKK, encoded by the exons ATGAGC cTTTTGGATTTAGAATGGTGGATTTATCTATTTATAGTCTTATCTTTCTTCATGACATGCTTGGGACTTAACTATGTGGTTAAGAAAATCAATG AAGCGAAGATAGACGAGAGATTCATAAGATTGCTTCATAAAGCTTCAACAACGCAGGCAACGCAAGTTAACGGGCCACTAATTGTAATGGAAACTACCAAAGGAATAAGACAGAACAGTTCTAGATCAGCACAGCCCTCTCCTACAGGCATCTCTCTGGTATTCAACCAAGAggataataaaagaaaacaggATCTAGATGAGACatataatatcattaaaaactCCATCGACCCAAAGAGATTTGACTCTTTATCTCTTAATTCAAAATTCTCACAAGAAACAGTAGACCTGCCTATGACTAAAACTGAACATTATATAAACGAGattgtaacaaacaaaattattgaatCCGCACACAAAGTTAACACAGCTGCGCCTAAAGAAACTTCTTCTCTAGCTCAAAATAATTGCAATGGAACTGATATTAAAACAGTTCTTGTCAAAAAGAATGAATACGGATACCCGTCTATTAAAGAAACTACGTCAACTGATCGAAGCGATTGTTACATTACTGAAGTAATGGCTGTTACAAAGAATGACACAGGATTCGTTCCAGCAAAAAGAGCTTTACCCACTACCGATTATAATAGAAGAGAGATTATCGCCCTAAAAGATACAGAACGTATAATAGCGAAGGAAACAACATATCTTATCCAGAGCGATAATAACGACCGCGATAAAGACGCGCACAACCCAAAGACTAAATCTTCAGATAAATCCGAAAATGAAGCAGCTTCATCAGGTCCACGGAGTGCTGATGACAACGAACCTTCAGCAATCAAAAAGCCTGATCCAAATAGAACTGTTGCCAAACCTAATGTTCCCGGTATGAAAATAACAGAATCGAAAATTAGAGAAGCTATTACTAAAGCGAAAGAAGAAATAGAcgcaatcaatttaaaaaagaaagcaCTAGAGAGTAGCTTGGAAAAAAACACTGATGCAACAGCAACTAACAAGGAAGGTTCACCGACCAACAAAACTGCAGGTTCAATTTTTGTTAAAGAAACTCTACCTAAAAGTGGTCGCGTTGTAACTGAATCAAGTCCCGTCAAACTCAGTGATTCTGGAAACAGTAATGCAAAAAACTATTCGTCTCATATCCATGGTCATGCGACTGAAAAGCCAGTAAAAATTAGCGACTCCTCACAACTACGTCCCCTTAAAATTAGTGACTCTGATGCAACGAAAAACATTTCATCCCATGCTATTAGTGTTCCAAATGTCATAGCAAACCCATTAAAGCCAAATAAATCCGGGCAACTTGCTGCAAAAGACACATCATTGCATATCAAAAATGTCAATAGCAGTGACAAATTAAGTTCGCCTAAAAGGACTGAACACATTGCTACCAAAATAACCTCACCGAATACAAGAACTGATCAGAAAGTGAGTAGGGAAGCGACGGAGAATAAGACcgataaaaaagaagaaaatgtgTTTTCGGATACAAGTCCAGCCCACACTCAAAGTCATCGTCACGACCCTGCGATACACAGTGCAGTTCCAGCAACAAAAAGTGAACCCAGGCACTTGCCTGACCAAGTACCACCTAATATTGGTAATGTTCATAAAGAGGCTGTAGAAAAACCTGGTAAAATAAAACCTGAACACATTACTGCAACTCCGATTGCATCCCCTGAAATTGGACGAGAAGCTGCTAAGCCAAAGTCAATGCAGCCACACAGTGATCAAAAAGAGAGGGATGGCGTTACCGTTAAAAAAGACCTTCATACTACGAGTACTGCACCCCACACTGAAACTCATACTAATATAGCCAAAGAAACCATTAAACAGAGTGAACACGGCCAAGAAGCCGTAAAACCAACCCCATTGCATCCTCGAGGTGATCATAGAGATAAACAAGATGTTACTGGTACAAAAGAGTTCACCGGACATGCTTTAACTGCTACTCATTCTCATACTCAAACTGATCATAGcgtagatcccaccaaaaagaCAGAATTGCAACGAGAAGCTGTCAAGGCAACGTCGCATGGACATGGTGTTAAGAAGAATGAAGACATTGCTGGCAAAATTGAAACTGGTCATAATGTACCCGCAATTATTCCTGCAAAGATAGGTGAACATGTAATTGCACCTCAAACAATAGCTCATCATCCAGCAAATGAAGGTCTGGCTggtaaaaaagaagaaaagagGACAGTTCGGAGAACTCCTAAAGATACTACTTCATCTGGTACACAAACTGACCCCAAAATAACCAAATTTGGTAAAAGATATGAATCCGACCGAAAAGATATCAAAGGGCTTTCAACACTAGCTCGTAGCGATCCAAAACCCCTTGAAGGAGTAGTGAAGATAGAAAAAGCCGGTCCAATTGCGGCTACGGAAACAGTATTCCATCCACAAACTGACCATACTGCAACCGGAATAATTCCTGTTACAATGAGTGGACGAATTGCTGCTAAGCAAATAACAGTAAATACCCCAAGCAATCGAAATGTAACTGAATTGGTGCCTATTAAAATGAGCATACCCACAAATAAAGCCCTAAATAATGAAGGTGAAACTACTACAGCTACTCACCGAAGtgatgtaggtaatattaaaataaatgaacctGTGCCAATTACAATAGAAAGAAATGTTCCAGGAATTTCAGCCATTACAAAACCTAACACACCTACGCATTCAAGCAGTATCCCTAAGAAAACCATCGATCCTAATGTCTCACAGAGTGACGAACCTCAAGGTACGACTGAAAATTCACAAACAGGTTTAAAAGAGAGACTCAAGGCCCTATTGAGCCCGCCAGTCTTGAACGAGGACGTTATGGTATTGAAACCAAGCCCTAGCTCGAAAAAGTGA
- the LOC110381019 gene encoding probable cleavage and polyadenylation specificity factor subunit 2, with the protein MTSIIKLHCLSGAGDETPPCYVLQIDEFKFLLDCGWDEKFDMDFIKELKRHINTIDAVLISHSDPIHLGALPYAVGKLGLNCPIYATLPVYKMGQMFMYDLYQAHRNVSEFDLFTLDDVDAAFDRIVQLKYNQSVDMKGKGLGVRITPLPAGHSLGGTVWRIAAPGEEDIVYAPDFNHKKERHLNGCEIERLMRPSLMLLGAMNADYVQQRRRLRDEKLMTTILTTLRGGGCVLVCTDTAGRVLELAHMLDQLWRNKDSGLVAYSLLLLSNVSYNVVEFAKSQIEWMSDKLTRAFEGARSNPFALRHLQLCHSVGEVSRTPGPKVVLASFPDLESGFARDLFLLWAPNPQNSIVLTARTSPGTLARDLIEKGGDRTIELEIRRRVRLEGAELAEFMQNQVKLNNTVKEETAGISSDSDSEGELEMWVVTGAHDIPARADVRAAGCFKHNKRHHAMYPFHDDRTRADDYGEIIRPEDYRLAEIVDAEGEIRDVPPAPPTKQEPDEEMTEIPSKCVSSIRQVQIKANIQYIELEGRCDGESLLRVVTQAKPRAIVGLRANTGALLTLKKHCEAEGIEKIYIPVAGDVIDATTESHIYQVKLTDSLMSGLAWRSAGDTELAWLSAVVTPRAHQRENATSNEEASSDVALCLEAGGPARPHAASFINSVRLSELRAALARLGLTTEFSAGALECCNGTLAIRRLENGRVALEGVLSEEYYKVRELLYEQFAIV; encoded by the exons ATGACTTCTATTATCAAACTCCACTGTCTTTCTGGGGCTGGTGACGAGACTCCACCATGTTACGTGTTACAAATAGACGAATTCAAGTTCCTCCTAGACTGTGGGTGGGACGAGAAGTTCGATATGGACTTTATAAAGGAACTTAAAAG ACACATAAACACAATAGACGCAGTACTGATATCCCATTCCGACCCTATCCACCTTGGTGCCTTACCTTACGCAGTCGGGAAACTCGGTCTCAACTGTCCGATATACGCCACACTACCAGTGTACAAGATGGGACAAATGTTCATGTATGATTTGTACCAGGCTCACAGAAATGTGTCAGAGTTCGATCTGTTTACGTTGGACGATGTTGATGCAGCGTTCGATAGGATTGTGCAGCTGAAGTATAATCAGAGTGTTGATATGAAAG GAAAAGGTCTAGGTGTCCGCATCACTCCGTTACCCGCTGGCCACTCCCTAGGTGGCACAGTCTGGCGTATAGCAGCACCTGGTGAAGAAGACATAGTATATGCCCCTGACTTCAACCATAAGAAGGAAAGGCATTTAAACGGTTGTGAAATTGAGAGGTTAATGAGACCGTCTCTGATGCTGCTTGGAGCTATGAATGCTGATTATGTGCAGCAAAGAAGAAGGTTGAGGGATGAGAAATTGATGA CAACAATCCTCACAACACTTCGAGGAGGAGGTTGTGTGCTGGTCTGCACGGATACGGCAGGAAGAGTGCTGGAGCTAGCTCACATGTTGGACCAGCTGTGGCGCAACAAGGACTCTGGCTTAGTAGCCTACTCCCTGCTGCTGCTGTCCAATGTCAGCTATAATGTTGTGGAATTTGCTAAATCTCAg ATAGAATGGATGAGTGACAAACTGACCCGCGCATTCGAAGGTGCCAGAAGCAACCCGTTCGCTCTCCGTCACCTACAGCTGTGTCACTCTGTGGGTGAGGTCAGCAGGACTCCAGGTCCCAAGGTGGTGCTCGCGTCCTTCCCTGATCTAGAGTCAGGGTTTGCAAGGGACCTGTTTCTGTTGTGGGCTCCAAATCCACAGAATTCTATTGTTTTGACTGCTAG GACATCCCCTGGCACTCTAGCTCGTGACCTGATAGAGAAGGGCGGTGACCGCACCATTGAGCTGGAGATCAGGCGAAGAGTGAGGCTCGAGGGAGCTGAACTAGCTGAGTTCATGCAGAACCAGGTCAAGCTTAACAACACTGTCAA GGAAGAAACAGCCGGCATATCCTCGGACTCAGACTCGGAGGGCGAGCTAGAGATGTGGGTGGTGACGGGCGCGCACGACATCCCCGCGCGCGCCGACGTGCGCGCGGCGGGCTGCTTCAAGCACAACAAGCGACACCACGCCATGTACCCCTTCCACGACGACCGGACCAGGGCTGACGACTACGGGGAGATCATACGG cCTGAAGACTATAGACTTGCTGAAATAGTGGATGCGGAAGGAGAAATCAGAGATGTGCCACCAGCCCCGCCAACGAAACAAGAACCAGACG AGGAGATGACCGAAATCCCCAGCAAGTGTGTATCTTCAATACGCCAAGTGCAGATAAAggcgaacattcaatacatcgagtTGGAGGGCCGCTGCGACGGCGAGTCGCTGCTGCGCGTGGTGACGCAGGCCAAGCCCAGGGCTATTGTGGGGCTGAGAGCTAATACTGGGGCGCTGTTGACACTTAA AAAACATTGTGAGGCTGAAGGCATAGAGAAGATTTATATTCCCGTAGCTGGCGATGTTATCGATGCTACCACGGAGTCCCACATCTATCAA GTGAAACTAACAGACAGCCTGATGTCTGGGCTCGCGTGGCGCTCTGCAGGCGACACGGAGCTGGCGTGGCTGTCAGCCGTCGTCACGCCACGAGCGCATCAGAGAGAAAACGCTACTAGCAATG AAGAGGCCAGCTCCGACGTGGCTCTCTGCCTAGAGGCGGGCGGTCCGGCGCGGCCACATGCGGCGTCGTTCATCAACAGCGTGCGTCTGTCGGAGCTGCGCGCGGCGCTGGCGCGGCTCGGGCTCACCACTGAGTTCAGCGCCGGGGCGCTCGAGTGCTGTAATGGGACTCTTGCTATACGGAGG TTGGAGAACGGCCGCGTGGCGCTGGAAGGAGTTTTGTCAGAAGAGTATTACAAGGTCCGAGAGTTACTGTACGAACAGTTTGCTATAGTCTGA